One region of Oscillospiraceae bacterium genomic DNA includes:
- a CDS encoding toxin-antitoxin system protein: MKPLKEKVSITIDSDLLEQLRILAENDERSLSQYINLILKAHITNNTKK, from the coding sequence TTGAAACCATTGAAAGAAAAAGTCAGTATAACAATTGACAGCGATCTATTAGAACAGTTACGAATTTTGGCTGAAAATGATGAGCGTTCATTATCCCAGTATATCAATCTTATTCTTAAGGCACATATAACTAACAATACGAAAAAATAA
- the tsaA gene encoding tRNA (N6-threonylcarbamoyladenosine(37)-N6)-methyltransferase TrmO, producing the protein MRIIGHIKTDFRSKFGIPRQSGLVREVVGKIIFEPEFRNVKAIKGLELFSHMWIIWQFSENEDYEWQPTVRPPALGGNKRVGVFATRSPFRPNPIGISAVKIVKISQYSSEGPVIYVQGPDLMDGTPIYDIKPYIPYADKIDDAVGGFWDPDDKKRLKVVIPDDVAGNISRKKKEALIKILAHDPRPAYHNDSKRIYKFSYADYVISFKVSDSVAYVTSIEKEIY; encoded by the coding sequence ATGAGAATAATAGGTCATATTAAAACAGACTTCAGATCTAAATTTGGCATACCTCGACAAAGCGGACTTGTAAGAGAAGTTGTTGGTAAAATAATTTTTGAACCTGAATTTCGGAATGTAAAAGCAATAAAGGGATTAGAACTTTTTTCTCATATGTGGATAATCTGGCAGTTTTCAGAAAATGAAGATTATGAATGGCAACCTACAGTCAGACCACCTGCATTGGGAGGAAATAAAAGAGTCGGAGTATTTGCAACGAGATCTCCTTTCAGACCTAATCCTATTGGAATCTCTGCTGTTAAAATTGTAAAAATTTCTCAGTACAGTTCTGAAGGTCCGGTTATATACGTTCAAGGTCCCGATTTGATGGATGGAACGCCTATATATGATATAAAACCGTATATTCCTTATGCCGATAAAATTGACGACGCAGTCGGCGGTTTCTGGGATCCGGATGACAAAAAGAGGCTTAAGGTTGTTATTCCTGATGATGTTGCAGGTAATATTTCAAGAAAGAAAAAAGAAGCACTTATTAAAATACTTGCTCACGACCCAAGACCAGCATATCATAACGATTCCAAGAGAATATATAAATTCAGTTACGCTGATTATGTTATTTCATTTAAAGTATCCGATTCGGTTGCTTATGTTACCTCAATTGAAAAAGAAATATACTGA